In Streptomyces sp. 840.1, one DNA window encodes the following:
- a CDS encoding excisionase family DNA-binding protein: MTDRLLTVEEAAQLLGTTARFPRRLIAERRIVFVKVGRHVRIPENALADFIAAHTVQPIVTSLRRFGAVA; this comes from the coding sequence ATGACTGACCGACTGCTCACGGTGGAGGAGGCCGCTCAACTCCTCGGTACAACTGCGCGTTTCCCGCGGCGCCTGATCGCCGAACGGCGGATCGTGTTCGTGAAGGTGGGGAGGCATGTCCGCATCCCTGAGAACGCCTTGGCCGACTTCATAGCGGCCCACACCGTCCAGCCGATCGTCACGAGTCTGCGGCGCTTCGGGGCGGTGGCGTGA
- a CDS encoding DUF2637 domain-containing protein: protein MARPAFRVDAVLVQAVIAGALSFAHLHDLADAAGQDGWKAWAYPISVDLLLVAAWRRLRSEGPSRLAWCWFLIALFASLGANVATAGFLDLTHPPAWLRFGIAGWPALAFLGGTLLAHSHSAEEPEPVPPAPAVPHSATEVERESAPDPAPEPEPIAAAAENTPALTPAGPPVPAALVDHARKLAADHHARTGAPIDTDTLRARLGVPPQLAETIAAQLA, encoded by the coding sequence ATGGCCCGCCCCGCCTTCCGCGTGGACGCCGTCCTGGTCCAGGCCGTCATCGCCGGTGCCCTGTCCTTCGCCCACCTGCACGACCTCGCCGACGCCGCTGGGCAGGACGGCTGGAAGGCCTGGGCCTACCCGATCTCGGTGGACCTGCTCTTGGTCGCCGCGTGGCGACGCCTGCGCAGCGAGGGCCCGTCCCGGCTGGCCTGGTGCTGGTTCCTCATCGCGCTGTTCGCCTCGCTGGGTGCCAACGTCGCGACCGCCGGATTCCTCGACCTCACCCACCCGCCGGCCTGGCTGCGGTTCGGCATCGCGGGATGGCCCGCGCTCGCCTTCCTCGGCGGCACCCTCCTTGCCCACTCGCACTCCGCCGAGGAGCCGGAGCCCGTTCCGCCGGCACCCGCAGTCCCGCATTCCGCGACAGAAGTCGAGCGGGAATCCGCCCCCGATCCGGCGCCCGAGCCCGAGCCGATCGCCGCCGCTGCCGAGAACACCCCGGCACTCACCCCCGCCGGTCCGCCGGTCCCGGCCGCGCTGGTCGACCACGCCCGCAAGCTCGCCGCCGACCACCACGCCCGCACCGGCGCCCCGATCGACACCGACACCTTGCGCGCCCGGCTCGGCGTCCCGCCACAGCTCGCCGAGACCATCGCCGCCCAACTCGCCTGA
- a CDS encoding AlpA family transcriptional regulator, with the protein MPKKSERLTALPAGLVPLLSQREIETYYGVSDWQILQWIKQGMPTEPFAGRQRRFDIGEVREWMAAQDAESSLVAVPA; encoded by the coding sequence ATGCCGAAGAAGAGTGAGCGCCTCACCGCCCTCCCCGCCGGACTCGTACCTCTCCTGAGCCAGCGCGAGATCGAGACGTACTACGGCGTCTCCGACTGGCAGATCCTCCAGTGGATCAAGCAGGGGATGCCCACCGAGCCGTTCGCCGGCCGTCAGCGTCGGTTCGACATCGGCGAGGTCCGCGAGTGGATGGCCGCGCAGGACGCGGAGTCCTCGCTTGTCGCCGTCCCCGCCTGA
- a CDS encoding SpdD-like protein produces the protein MFKPKVPTMPQPTGLITRPTVVEPTAVVQHTPPSPAPLAVPTTAARPTVQLTPGAVVGLVGGGTAVVLVVGAVLVSMLLAVAITGASVAICALVIRSLITSADQHR, from the coding sequence ATGTTCAAGCCCAAGGTTCCGACCATGCCCCAGCCCACCGGCCTCATCACCCGACCGACCGTCGTCGAGCCGACAGCCGTGGTCCAGCACACCCCGCCGAGCCCTGCCCCGCTGGCTGTCCCGACCACTGCGGCCAGGCCCACCGTCCAGCTCACGCCCGGCGCCGTCGTCGGACTTGTGGGTGGTGGGACGGCCGTCGTCCTGGTCGTCGGCGCGGTCCTGGTCTCGATGCTCCTCGCGGTCGCCATCACCGGCGCATCCGTCGCCATCTGCGCCCTGGTCATCCGCTCGCTCATCACTTCCGCAGACCAGCACCGCTGA
- the bet gene encoding phage recombination protein Bet: MTTTDIATTGGGSLAIRPEQTAWTPDQAAVLQQSGIDNQVAPAELSAFLHLCQRTRLDPFSRQIYLIGRWNGQQQRKVYTPQTSIDGYRVIAHRAAADAGHALGYDDTLWCDPSGKWRDVWLDDKPPAAAKVTVIRNGMRFSAVARYSEYVQTKKGGEPSGLWVKMPTTMTAKCAEALALRMAFPHDLAGVYTAEEMAQADNPADERHLRRVKPGEGDPWATPQTAAQGRDYLHEAYGAADADEVRRIYREAAQDGAVPEYLAQIAEVGKALAHRNPAPTPEPTLEPAAADDGYRTGPTDDEVVDGEVVPTPEDDYADAVAELRAAAQAAQLEDFDTGVVQALGMPLADAPTDAIRALAAQIRPAA; the protein is encoded by the coding sequence ATGACCACGACCGACATCGCCACGACGGGGGGCGGCAGCCTCGCCATCCGCCCCGAGCAGACCGCATGGACTCCGGACCAGGCTGCGGTCCTCCAGCAGTCCGGCATCGACAACCAGGTGGCCCCCGCCGAACTGTCCGCGTTCCTCCACCTGTGCCAGCGCACCCGCCTGGACCCCTTCTCCCGGCAGATCTACCTCATCGGCCGGTGGAACGGGCAGCAGCAGCGCAAGGTGTACACCCCGCAGACCAGCATCGACGGCTACCGAGTCATCGCGCACCGCGCGGCGGCCGACGCCGGGCACGCCCTCGGCTACGACGACACCCTGTGGTGCGACCCGTCCGGGAAGTGGCGGGACGTGTGGTTGGACGACAAGCCGCCGGCCGCCGCGAAGGTGACGGTGATCCGGAACGGGATGCGGTTCTCCGCTGTGGCCCGGTACTCGGAGTACGTCCAGACGAAGAAGGGCGGGGAGCCGTCGGGACTGTGGGTGAAGATGCCCACGACGATGACGGCGAAGTGCGCCGAGGCGCTCGCGCTGAGGATGGCGTTCCCGCACGACTTGGCCGGGGTGTATACGGCTGAGGAGATGGCGCAGGCGGACAACCCGGCGGACGAGCGGCACCTGCGGAGGGTGAAGCCGGGCGAGGGCGACCCGTGGGCCACGCCGCAGACCGCCGCGCAAGGCCGTGACTATCTCCACGAGGCGTACGGCGCGGCCGACGCCGACGAGGTGCGCCGGATCTACCGCGAGGCCGCGCAGGACGGGGCCGTGCCGGAGTACCTGGCGCAGATCGCTGAGGTCGGGAAGGCCCTGGCCCACCGCAACCCGGCACCCACGCCCGAGCCGACCCTCGAACCGGCTGCCGCCGACGACGGCTACCGCACCGGCCCAACGGACGACGAGGTGGTGGACGGCGAGGTCGTCCCCACCCCCGAGGACGACTACGCCGACGCCGTCGCCGAACTCCGCGCCGCCGCCCAGGCCGCACAGCTGGAGGACTTCGACACCGGCGTCGTGCAGGCCCTCGGCATGCCCCTCGCCGACGCCCCCACCGACGCGATCCGGGCGCTCGCCGCACAGATCCGCCCCGCCGCCTGA
- a CDS encoding XRE family transcriptional regulator gives MPKLLRKGEGQPLRDEMKRQELTLDELAEKTKTVDPEGRGVSPATIGRLTGRGRTARDRCELHTAWLITEGLDARMHALFSMPPHSTATVERSTSDAEEE, from the coding sequence ATGCCAAAGCTGCTCCGCAAGGGCGAAGGCCAGCCACTCCGCGACGAGATGAAGCGGCAGGAACTGACCCTCGACGAGCTCGCCGAGAAGACCAAGACGGTCGATCCGGAGGGGCGCGGAGTCAGCCCGGCCACGATCGGCCGGCTCACCGGCCGGGGCCGCACCGCGCGAGATCGATGCGAACTGCACACAGCGTGGCTCATCACCGAAGGGCTCGACGCCCGGATGCACGCGCTGTTCAGCATGCCCCCACATTCGACCGCGACAGTAGAAAGGTCAACCTCCGATGCCGAAGAAGAGTGA
- a CDS encoding helix-turn-helix domain-containing protein, whose protein sequence is MDNEDATPTEDLAQLLARLKGEYGVNDSQIAAAIGVSVSTVNTWVHRKRTPRAEALHKLASRYPKFSADRVFAAAGRKVPGPLAPEAEERLLELFRGLTAEQQELQEIQLRALNEHNRSALS, encoded by the coding sequence GTGGACAACGAGGATGCGACCCCCACCGAAGACCTCGCGCAGCTGCTTGCACGCCTGAAGGGCGAGTATGGCGTGAACGACAGCCAGATCGCGGCGGCTATCGGTGTGTCCGTCTCCACCGTCAATACCTGGGTGCACCGCAAACGAACGCCGCGCGCCGAGGCTCTTCACAAGCTCGCATCCCGGTACCCCAAGTTCAGTGCGGACCGCGTTTTCGCCGCAGCCGGCCGCAAGGTCCCCGGACCCTTGGCGCCCGAGGCGGAAGAACGTCTACTCGAACTCTTCCGTGGCCTCACTGCTGAGCAGCAGGAGTTGCAGGAGATCCAACTTCGTGCGCTGAACGAGCACAACCGTTCCGCCCTGTCGTGA
- a CDS encoding FtsK/SpoIIIE domain-containing protein, with product MTGFTVALVLVVAAAVILRWRRPAWYWLAFGAVLAALRVLVRYVSVMDACGLTVPPSRWRLALARIANRPVPESRAPRILRVHPTRTGLVLRLKLRPGQDAFDVSAASDRLRHSFGMYGVTSRELRSGVVEVRMTGYDVLKRVQMPAKTDPAPMRVPVALREDGAVHYRDYRSVPHGLTLGATESGKSVYQRNLVAGLAPMDVALVGIDCKQGVELFPLARRFSALADNPDTALELLEALVTHMENVYQLIRAEQRITVNVPDAAIAADIWDLPEHLRPVPIVVLVDEVAELALFASKDEEKRRDRIITALVRLAQLGRAAGIYLEICGQRFGSELGKGITMLRAQLTGRTAHRVNDESSANMAFGDIAPDAVLAAIQIPTETPGIAVTGDSSGGWARIRAPHTSLRQAVNICNRHADRTPALPVLAAFRPMVGSLAPASEPLAKATPATA from the coding sequence ATGACCGGCTTCACGGTCGCCCTGGTGCTGGTTGTCGCTGCCGCAGTGATCCTGCGGTGGCGGCGCCCCGCCTGGTACTGGCTGGCCTTCGGCGCTGTCTTAGCCGCTCTACGGGTCTTGGTCCGCTACGTCTCCGTGATGGACGCGTGCGGGCTGACCGTCCCGCCCTCCCGCTGGCGTCTGGCCCTTGCCCGGATCGCGAACCGGCCTGTGCCGGAGTCCCGCGCCCCGCGCATCCTGCGCGTCCACCCCACACGCACCGGCCTGGTGCTACGCCTCAAGCTCCGCCCCGGACAGGACGCGTTCGACGTCTCCGCCGCCTCGGACCGGCTGCGCCACTCCTTCGGCATGTACGGCGTGACCTCTCGCGAACTGCGCTCCGGCGTCGTCGAAGTGCGGATGACCGGATACGACGTGCTCAAGCGGGTGCAGATGCCAGCCAAGACCGATCCTGCACCTATGCGGGTTCCGGTCGCCCTGCGCGAGGACGGGGCCGTCCACTACCGCGACTACCGCAGCGTTCCGCACGGGCTCACCCTCGGCGCCACCGAGTCGGGGAAGTCCGTCTACCAGCGCAACCTGGTGGCCGGCCTCGCGCCCATGGACGTCGCACTGGTCGGAATCGACTGCAAGCAAGGGGTCGAACTCTTCCCGCTAGCACGCAGGTTCAGCGCCCTTGCCGACAACCCTGACACCGCCCTTGAGCTCCTCGAAGCTCTCGTCACACACATGGAGAACGTCTACCAACTGATCCGGGCTGAACAGCGGATCACGGTGAACGTGCCGGACGCGGCAATAGCCGCTGACATCTGGGACCTGCCCGAACACCTGCGCCCGGTGCCAATCGTGGTCCTGGTGGACGAGGTCGCCGAACTCGCCCTGTTCGCGTCCAAGGACGAAGAGAAGCGCCGCGACCGGATCATCACCGCCCTGGTCCGCCTCGCCCAGCTCGGCCGCGCTGCCGGGATCTACCTGGAGATCTGCGGACAGCGCTTCGGCTCCGAACTCGGCAAGGGCATCACCATGCTCCGCGCCCAGCTCACCGGCCGCACCGCCCACCGCGTCAATGACGAGTCCTCCGCCAACATGGCCTTCGGCGACATAGCCCCGGACGCCGTCCTGGCCGCAATCCAGATCCCCACCGAGACACCCGGCATCGCCGTCACCGGCGACTCCTCCGGCGGCTGGGCCCGCATCCGCGCCCCGCACACCTCGCTGCGCCAGGCCGTGAACATCTGCAACCGGCACGCCGACCGCACCCCGGCCCTGCCCGTCCTCGCGGCCTTCCGCCCCATGGTCGGTTCCCTGGCCCCGGCCTCCGAGCCGCTCGCCAAGGCCACCCCCGCCACGGCCTGA
- a CDS encoding tyrosine-type recombinase/integrase: MRSKTCGCTECIEAYPEADHGERKRRRDCVGSWQARYRDPTGKQKAKNFPKKADADAFLDKVRTDVRERRYRDPARGKIRLNTWWNTFWEVEAKKGRITTNNRKLGIWRKYIQPKWGGYRLIDVEYMELQRWLSSEVPGFDSQKKAKELLIALLEEAVRDGERISVNPAAKLQVTATRNKRHPEELKPPTTAQYDLIHAALPAYYQAILRDFAHETGMRPGEYAGLRDYCIDDEERVAHIKEILVPDGGRLVRQPAPKTDAGFRSVPLTDRAWGAVQVMRAKWKPARTRSAIGDGYDLRVEELLLRGPRGAALNINNLRRPWRQACDQAGVSRKVVRPDGKTDWWPDIYHYRDRVTSKLHQAGVPEADAQAMLGHDRAGKVTWVYTHESEGAREVVRAALTGRSGLRVVPDQESA; this comes from the coding sequence ATGCGCAGCAAGACGTGCGGCTGCACCGAGTGCATCGAGGCGTACCCCGAGGCGGACCACGGCGAGCGGAAGCGCCGGCGCGACTGCGTCGGCTCGTGGCAGGCCCGCTACCGGGACCCCACCGGAAAGCAGAAGGCCAAGAACTTCCCGAAGAAGGCGGACGCCGACGCGTTTCTCGACAAAGTCCGTACCGACGTACGGGAACGCCGCTACCGGGACCCGGCCCGCGGGAAGATCCGGCTCAACACCTGGTGGAACACCTTCTGGGAGGTCGAGGCGAAGAAGGGCCGCATCACCACCAACAACCGCAAGCTCGGAATCTGGCGGAAATACATCCAGCCGAAGTGGGGCGGGTACCGCCTCATTGACGTGGAGTACATGGAGCTCCAGCGGTGGCTGAGCAGCGAAGTTCCGGGATTCGACAGCCAGAAGAAGGCGAAGGAGCTACTCATCGCCCTGCTTGAGGAAGCCGTCCGAGACGGTGAGCGGATCTCCGTGAACCCCGCGGCCAAGCTGCAAGTCACGGCCACCCGGAACAAGCGGCACCCGGAAGAGCTGAAGCCGCCCACCACAGCGCAGTACGACCTCATCCACGCCGCGCTGCCGGCGTACTACCAGGCGATCCTCCGAGACTTCGCACACGAGACGGGCATGCGCCCCGGCGAGTATGCCGGCCTGCGCGACTACTGCATCGATGATGAGGAGCGGGTCGCGCACATCAAGGAGATTCTCGTCCCCGACGGCGGTCGCCTTGTCCGGCAGCCGGCCCCGAAGACCGACGCCGGTTTCCGGAGCGTCCCCCTAACCGATCGGGCGTGGGGCGCGGTGCAGGTCATGAGAGCGAAGTGGAAGCCGGCCCGGACCCGGTCGGCGATCGGCGACGGGTACGACCTTCGCGTCGAGGAGCTGTTGCTTCGGGGCCCCCGGGGCGCCGCGCTGAACATCAACAACCTCAGGCGCCCGTGGCGCCAGGCGTGCGATCAGGCGGGTGTGTCCCGGAAGGTGGTGCGGCCGGACGGGAAGACCGACTGGTGGCCGGACATCTACCACTACCGCGACAGGGTGACCAGCAAGCTGCATCAGGCAGGAGTGCCGGAGGCCGACGCTCAGGCCATGTTGGGTCACGACCGCGCGGGCAAGGTGACCTGGGTGTACACGCATGAGAGCGAGGGTGCTCGGGAGGTCGTGCGGGCGGCGCTGACCGGTCGTAGTGGACTCCGGGTCGTTCCGGACCAGGAATCGGCGTGA
- a CDS encoding mobile element transfer protein yields MPARDHFHSVMRIGPVQIGSHRDHRGQTKHAAVCSADRCGWSADYSSQSAAQLAARTHRCTAR; encoded by the coding sequence ATGCCCGCTCGTGACCACTTCCACTCCGTGATGCGGATCGGCCCCGTGCAGATCGGCTCCCACCGCGACCACCGCGGCCAGACCAAGCACGCCGCCGTCTGCAGCGCCGACCGCTGCGGCTGGTCCGCCGACTACTCCAGCCAGAGCGCCGCCCAGCTGGCTGCCCGCACCCACCGCTGCACCGCCCGATAG
- a CDS encoding DUF6011 domain-containing protein yields the protein MPGRGEGVVHPAGEGRPPPPPRPASPLPHRRSRGRRVTRCCRVCGRLLRTERSRAAGVGPVCRRASTGRTAARIPTPPPADHVPGQTELPLAHLQPTLWSL from the coding sequence ATGCCGGGCCGCGGCGAAGGAGTCGTGCACCCGGCCGGGGAAGGGCGGCCGCCGCCACCGCCTCGGCCAGCCTCACCCCTCCCGCACCGACGCAGCCGGGGCCGCCGCGTAACCCGGTGCTGCCGTGTCTGCGGTCGCCTCCTCCGCACCGAGCGGTCCCGAGCCGCTGGTGTCGGCCCCGTCTGCCGCAGAGCCTCCACGGGCCGCACAGCCGCCCGCATCCCCACCCCGCCGCCGGCCGACCACGTACCCGGGCAGACCGAACTCCCGCTCGCCCACCTGCAACCCACCCTCTGGAGCCTCTGA
- a CDS encoding site-specific integrase has translation MANQKGKRRRFGSVRKLPSGRFQARYPGPDGLLRSAPATFPTQTDADRWLVRKEAEILDGRWKNPDDKVLFGVYADAWFKERNYAATTRERNGSALRLHVLPTFANVVLSEITTPQIRRWRAGLLESGVGEPTVAKAYQILRAIMNTAVDDELIQRNPCRIKGAGAAKTAERPFLDVTEVFQLADAVPARFRVFILLAAFTGLRFGELAALQRHDIDLERRTVAVRRALAETRSDGILVKAPKSAAGVRTVAFPASLTESLAAHLDVYAEPGRTGLVFTGARGGQLRRNNFRRLWLRALVTTGLGDVHFHDLRHTGNTLAATGGATTRELMQRMGHSSVRAALIYQHLVNGRDHAIAAHVDEQIRKVRPAEPDEPSGT, from the coding sequence ATGGCGAACCAGAAGGGCAAACGCCGCCGCTTCGGTTCGGTCCGCAAGCTGCCGTCCGGCCGCTTTCAGGCCCGGTATCCCGGCCCGGATGGTCTGCTGCGTTCGGCTCCGGCGACCTTCCCCACTCAGACCGACGCTGATCGGTGGCTCGTCCGCAAGGAAGCGGAGATCCTCGACGGCCGGTGGAAGAACCCGGACGACAAGGTCCTCTTCGGGGTCTACGCCGACGCCTGGTTCAAGGAGCGCAACTACGCGGCGACCACCCGCGAGCGCAACGGCAGCGCGCTACGTCTCCACGTCCTGCCTACCTTCGCGAACGTGGTCCTGAGCGAGATCACCACACCGCAGATCCGCCGCTGGCGTGCCGGCCTCCTGGAGTCCGGTGTCGGTGAACCGACGGTCGCCAAGGCGTACCAGATCCTCCGCGCCATCATGAACACCGCAGTCGACGACGAGTTGATCCAGCGGAACCCCTGCCGTATCAAGGGCGCTGGGGCAGCGAAGACAGCCGAACGGCCGTTCCTCGATGTCACGGAGGTCTTCCAGCTCGCCGACGCCGTGCCTGCGCGTTTCCGGGTTTTCATCCTCCTGGCGGCCTTCACCGGCCTCCGCTTCGGGGAGCTCGCCGCGCTCCAGCGCCATGACATCGACCTCGAACGGCGAACCGTCGCCGTGAGGCGTGCCCTGGCCGAGACCCGCTCGGACGGCATCCTGGTCAAGGCACCCAAGAGCGCGGCAGGTGTGCGTACCGTCGCCTTCCCTGCCTCGCTGACGGAGAGCCTGGCTGCTCACCTCGATGTCTACGCCGAGCCGGGTCGCACCGGGCTGGTGTTCACGGGAGCAAGGGGCGGGCAGCTCCGCCGGAACAACTTCCGTCGTCTATGGCTGCGAGCCCTGGTGACGACTGGTCTGGGAGACGTTCACTTCCACGATCTGCGCCACACCGGAAACACCCTCGCCGCGACCGGCGGTGCGACCACACGAGAATTGATGCAGCGGATGGGCCACTCGTCTGTGCGTGCCGCGCTGATCTACCAGCACCTGGTGAACGGCCGCGATCATGCGATCGCCGCTCACGTCGATGAGCAGATCAGAAAGGTCCGGCCGGCAGAGCCCGACGAACCATCTGGCACGTAA
- the repSA gene encoding replication initiator protein RepSA, with product MTDSILASLDPATLGDLLQVAGSTGFDRWQDQIRRTGGCSNPIHLSGWTLTKDRTTGQTMHRYSTSTEPGGRLRIACGNRRASRCPACAWTYSADTYHLIRAGLAGDQDKDVPATVRDHPRVFATLTAPSFGPVHNRPDSGRCRCGTTHRPDDDALGTPLDPDTYDYAGAVLFNNHAGDLWQRFANRLRREIAARAGLTQRELKEAVRVSYGKVAEFQKRGAVHFHAVIRLDGPDGPDSPPPSWASVQLLSDSIRAAAVHAYTTITVPAAAGQPARPLRWGTQLDIRPIRAFDAGTDITERAVASYVAKYATKAAETTGTIDRRIGNREALALLDVPDHPRRLIEACFDLDPLYPDRRLRAWAHMLGFRGHFSTKSRRYSTTLGALRQIRADYRAAQQREELGLPDPDQDPTVLVLTDWQYAGQGHSPGESVLAASIAKDLQHNRETAREALALEGDMAA from the coding sequence GTGACGGACTCGATCCTCGCGAGCCTGGACCCGGCCACCCTCGGCGATCTGCTGCAGGTGGCCGGGTCCACCGGCTTCGACCGCTGGCAGGACCAGATCCGCCGCACCGGCGGCTGCTCCAACCCCATCCACCTCTCCGGCTGGACCCTCACCAAGGACAGGACCACCGGCCAGACCATGCACCGCTACTCCACCAGCACCGAGCCCGGAGGACGGCTCCGCATCGCCTGCGGCAACCGCCGCGCCTCACGCTGCCCTGCCTGCGCCTGGACCTACTCCGCCGACACCTACCACCTGATCCGCGCCGGACTCGCGGGCGACCAGGACAAAGACGTCCCTGCCACCGTCCGCGACCATCCCCGCGTCTTCGCCACGCTCACAGCCCCGTCCTTCGGCCCGGTCCACAACCGTCCCGACTCCGGCCGCTGCCGCTGCGGCACCACCCACAGGCCGGATGACGATGCCCTCGGCACCCCGCTCGACCCCGACACGTACGACTACGCGGGCGCGGTCCTCTTCAACAACCACGCCGGGGACCTCTGGCAACGCTTCGCCAACCGCCTCCGCCGCGAGATCGCCGCCCGCGCCGGCCTCACCCAACGCGAACTCAAAGAAGCGGTACGGGTCTCGTACGGCAAGGTCGCCGAGTTCCAGAAGCGCGGCGCCGTCCACTTCCATGCCGTCATTCGCCTCGACGGCCCCGACGGACCCGACAGCCCGCCGCCCTCCTGGGCTTCCGTGCAGCTGCTCAGCGACTCCATCCGCGCCGCCGCCGTGCACGCGTACACGACTATCACCGTCCCGGCCGCCGCCGGCCAACCCGCCCGCCCACTGCGCTGGGGCACCCAGCTCGACATCCGCCCCATCCGCGCCTTCGACGCCGGGACCGACATCACCGAACGGGCTGTCGCCTCCTACGTCGCCAAGTACGCGACCAAAGCCGCCGAAACGACCGGCACCATCGACCGCCGCATCGGCAACCGCGAGGCCCTGGCCCTCCTCGACGTACCCGACCACCCGCGCCGCCTCATCGAAGCCTGCTTCGACCTCGACCCGCTCTACCCGGATCGGCGACTGCGGGCCTGGGCACACATGCTCGGCTTCCGCGGCCACTTCTCCACCAAGTCCCGCCGCTACTCCACCACCCTCGGCGCACTCCGCCAGATCCGCGCCGACTACCGCGCAGCCCAGCAGCGCGAAGAACTCGGCCTGCCCGACCCGGACCAGGACCCGACCGTCCTCGTCCTCACCGACTGGCAGTACGCCGGACAAGGCCACAGCCCCGGCGAATCCGTCCTCGCCGCCTCTATCGCCAAAGACCTGCAACACAACCGAGAAACCGCCCGCGAAGCCCTCGCCCTGGAAGGAGACATGGCCGCATGA